One Deinococcus multiflagellatus DNA window includes the following coding sequences:
- a CDS encoding NADAR family protein, translated as MSPQTLSFYRTAHPFSNFHPSVFVEEGVTSRWAEQYLMARKARLFGDKATLAQILAAATPAECKALGRRVTPYDEVWARERFAVALDMLRLKFGQNARLRAELLATGGAELVEASPTDRIWGIGFSETQAEGARQAWGQNLLGLALMAVRAELQPA; from the coding sequence ATGAGCCCCCAGACGCTGTCCTTCTACCGGACCGCTCACCCGTTCTCGAATTTTCATCCCAGCGTGTTTGTCGAAGAGGGCGTGACCTCCCGCTGGGCCGAGCAATACCTGATGGCCCGTAAAGCCCGGCTGTTTGGCGATAAAGCCACGTTGGCCCAGATTCTCGCCGCCGCCACCCCCGCTGAGTGCAAGGCACTGGGCCGCCGGGTCACGCCCTACGACGAGGTCTGGGCGCGCGAACGGTTCGCCGTCGCTCTGGACATGCTGCGGCTGAAATTTGGTCAGAACGCCCGGCTACGGGCCGAGCTGCTGGCCACGGGAGGCGCTGAATTGGTGGAAGCCTCGCCCACGGACCGCATCTGGGGCATTGGCTTTTCAGAAACGCAGGCAGAGGGCGCGCGGCAGGCGTGGGGTCAGAACCTGCTGGGGCTGGCCCTGATGGCGGTGCGGGCGGAGCTGCAACCAGCCTGA
- a CDS encoding alpha-amylase family protein: protein MAPSDPLRLLAPDSLRRAFDDDRDADTFLLRLERYGPELIESLGAVYGEAATEALLPELLEVLLHAYHTRPADLKRLDEARLLRPDWLQQPEMIGYVAYADRFAGTLKGVQARVPYLEGLGVKYLHLMPLLKPRAGENDGGYAVADYRAVREDLGSMDDLSALAADLRRRGISLVLDLVLNHVAQEHEWAHKARAGDPIHRDYFHLFPDRTVPDAYERTLPEIFPDFAPGNFTWNEEARSWVWTTFNAYQWDLNWANPAVLREFVDIILHLANRGVEVFRLDAIAFLWKRPGTDCQNQPEVHHLTRAMRACARIAAPAVAFKAEAIVAPGDLIHYLGTGGHHGRVSDMAYHNSLMVQLWSSLASRDTRLFEAALRAFPPKPTNTTWGMYVRCHDDIGWAISDLDAARVGLSGPAHRHFLSDFYSGEFPGTFARGLVFQHNPQTGDRRISGSAASLAGLEAALAAGDPRQIDLAVRRLLLLHAVTLGFGGVPLLYMGDELALLNDHDFAATPEHAPDNRWVHRPRMDWARAEAVAADASTPHGRVNAGLRRQIAARQGLAHLHASIESRPVPSPDPCVLLLRRDHPLGTFVGVYNFSEHTIHLPASALREHLGEHALDHLAGSAFTFGHAPVVLDPYRALWLTQAP, encoded by the coding sequence ATGGCCCCTTCCGACCCCCTGCGGCTGCTGGCCCCCGATTCGCTGCGCCGCGCCTTTGACGATGACCGCGACGCCGATACTTTTCTGCTGCGCCTGGAGCGCTACGGCCCCGAGCTGATCGAGAGCCTGGGCGCCGTGTACGGCGAGGCGGCCACAGAGGCCCTGCTGCCCGAGCTGCTGGAAGTGCTGCTGCACGCGTACCACACCCGCCCCGCCGACCTGAAACGGCTGGACGAGGCCCGGCTGCTGCGCCCCGACTGGCTGCAGCAACCCGAGATGATCGGGTACGTGGCCTATGCCGACCGCTTTGCGGGCACTTTAAAGGGCGTGCAGGCCCGCGTGCCCTATCTGGAAGGGCTGGGCGTGAAATACCTGCACCTGATGCCACTCCTGAAGCCCCGGGCCGGCGAGAACGACGGCGGCTACGCGGTGGCCGATTACCGCGCGGTGCGCGAAGACCTGGGCAGCATGGACGACCTCTCGGCCCTGGCGGCGGACCTGCGGAGGCGGGGGATCAGTCTGGTGCTGGACCTCGTGCTCAACCATGTGGCGCAGGAACACGAGTGGGCCCACAAGGCCCGTGCGGGCGACCCCATCCACCGCGACTACTTCCACCTCTTTCCCGACCGCACCGTCCCCGACGCCTACGAGCGCACCCTGCCCGAAATCTTCCCGGATTTCGCCCCCGGGAACTTCACCTGGAACGAGGAGGCGCGCAGCTGGGTGTGGACCACCTTTAATGCCTACCAGTGGGACCTGAACTGGGCCAACCCGGCGGTGCTGCGCGAATTCGTGGACATCATCCTGCACCTTGCCAACCGGGGGGTGGAGGTGTTTCGCCTGGACGCCATCGCCTTCCTGTGGAAGCGCCCCGGCACCGACTGCCAGAACCAGCCGGAGGTGCACCACCTGACCCGGGCCATGCGGGCCTGCGCGCGCATCGCCGCGCCCGCCGTGGCCTTCAAGGCCGAGGCGATTGTGGCGCCGGGGGACCTGATTCATTACCTGGGCACCGGCGGGCACCACGGCCGCGTGAGCGACATGGCCTACCACAACTCGCTGATGGTGCAGCTGTGGAGCAGCCTCGCCAGCCGCGACACCCGCCTCTTTGAAGCGGCCCTGCGCGCCTTTCCGCCCAAACCCACGAACACCACCTGGGGCATGTACGTGCGCTGCCACGACGACATTGGCTGGGCGATCAGCGACCTGGACGCGGCGCGCGTGGGCCTCTCGGGGCCCGCCCACCGCCATTTTCTGAGTGACTTTTACAGCGGCGAGTTTCCGGGCACCTTTGCGCGCGGGCTGGTCTTTCAGCACAACCCGCAAACCGGGGACCGCCGCATCAGCGGTTCGGCGGCCAGCCTCGCGGGCCTGGAAGCGGCGCTGGCGGCCGGTGATCCCCGGCAGATTGATCTGGCGGTGCGGCGCCTGCTGCTGCTGCACGCGGTCACCCTGGGCTTTGGCGGCGTGCCCCTGCTGTACATGGGCGACGAACTGGCGCTGCTGAACGACCATGATTTTGCCGCCACGCCCGAGCACGCCCCCGACAACCGCTGGGTGCACCGCCCCCGCATGGACTGGGCCCGCGCCGAAGCCGTGGCCGCCGACGCCAGCACCCCCCACGGCCGCGTGAACGCGGGCCTGCGCCGCCAGATTGCCGCGCGCCAGGGATTGGCGCACCTGCACGCCAGCATCGAAAGCCGCCCTGTGCCCAGCCCCGACCCCTGCGTGCTGCTGCTGCGCCGCGACCATCCGCTGGGCACCTTTGTGGGCGTGTACAACTTCAGCGAACACACCATTCACCTGCCGGCCAGCGCCCTGCGCGAGCATCTGGGTGAACACGCGCTGGACCATCTGGCGGGCAGCGCCTTTACCTTCGGGCACGCGCCCGTGGTGCTGGACCCCTACCGCGCCCTGTGGCTGACCCAGGCGCCATAG
- a CDS encoding pyridoxamine 5'-phosphate oxidase family protein — MATSSLKALAQKMRGMDYCLLTTVSAHGQLASRPMSNNGEVEYDGTSYFFTWADSRAARDIEKNSHVMLNFKAEQGFLFVAVQGHARVLHDRRVMKDHWHAELEQWFKDGLDTEGLVMLVVDAKRIQWWGEDDGKIEL; from the coding sequence ATGGCGACCTCTTCCCTGAAAGCCCTGGCCCAGAAGATGCGCGGCATGGACTACTGCCTGCTCACCACGGTGAGCGCCCACGGCCAGCTGGCCTCGCGCCCCATGAGCAACAACGGCGAGGTGGAATACGACGGCACCAGCTACTTTTTTACCTGGGCCGATTCGCGCGCCGCCCGCGACATCGAGAAGAACAGCCACGTCATGCTGAATTTCAAGGCCGAGCAGGGGTTTCTGTTCGTGGCGGTGCAGGGCCACGCCCGCGTGCTGCACGACCGCCGCGTGATGAAAGACCACTGGCACGCAGAGCTGGAACAGTGGTTCAAAGACGGCCTGGACACCGAAGGGCTGGTGATGCTGGTGGTGGACGCCAAGCGCATTCAGTGGTGGGGCGAGGACGACGGCAAGATCGAGCTGTAA
- a CDS encoding tetratricopeptide repeat protein: protein MVPSPLHAAALTLLLLAPATLAPGAQARLAAPASAQPTLRLVAETLLTPDAVIALMNEGRLGEAEAATRAALAAHPESARSLLMLARIQARQGDLGTARATLKRAEALPQWTEQALAVPFEAPGDIEAVMLRDQPAARGLLADVLLAQGDDPKAYYLLAMTEALAQRWDASRAALAQARALAPALPFADPQSLASLERALGSGQPPQVAGPVITPDPTSPWEYLTWIVVAGVLGRTMWKATRQGKEQAARRKAQIAAATAEAARLQTQLARELNIPATTPEERQRRTRLQALAAQVDEWYERAQAGALDPQLLNTLYGQLLAAAQSDEAYAAYQQQLARGGAWESRRDSPSSLNSTERDSWSSGSGSSSGNAGGSKW, encoded by the coding sequence GTGGTCCCTTCCCCCCTGCACGCGGCTGCCCTGACCCTGCTGTTGCTGGCGCCGGCCACCCTGGCGCCCGGCGCGCAGGCGAGGCTGGCCGCCCCGGCCTCGGCGCAGCCAACCTTGCGGCTGGTGGCCGAGACGCTGCTGACCCCCGACGCCGTGATCGCCCTGATGAATGAGGGCCGTTTGGGTGAAGCCGAGGCCGCGACCCGCGCGGCGCTGGCCGCCCACCCGGAGTCCGCGCGGTCCCTGCTGATGCTGGCGCGGATCCAGGCCCGCCAGGGCGACCTGGGCACCGCCCGCGCCACCCTGAAACGGGCCGAGGCGCTGCCACAGTGGACCGAGCAGGCCCTCGCGGTGCCCTTTGAGGCGCCGGGCGACATTGAAGCCGTGATGCTGCGTGACCAGCCCGCCGCGCGCGGCCTGCTCGCCGACGTCCTGCTGGCCCAGGGGGATGACCCCAAGGCGTACTACCTGCTGGCCATGACCGAGGCCCTGGCCCAGCGCTGGGACGCCTCGCGCGCCGCGCTGGCCCAGGCGCGGGCCCTGGCGCCGGCGCTGCCGTTTGCCGATCCGCAGTCGCTGGCGTCACTGGAGCGGGCGCTGGGGAGCGGTCAGCCCCCGCAGGTGGCTGGCCCGGTCATCACCCCCGACCCAACCTCGCCCTGGGAATACCTGACGTGGATCGTGGTGGCGGGGGTGCTGGGGCGAACGATGTGGAAGGCGACCCGCCAGGGCAAAGAGCAGGCCGCGCGGCGCAAGGCACAGATCGCGGCGGCGACGGCGGAGGCGGCCCGGCTGCAGACGCAGCTGGCCCGGGAGCTGAACATCCCGGCCACCACCCCCGAGGAGCGGCAGCGGCGCACCCGCCTGCAAGCGCTGGCCGCGCAGGTGGATGAATGGTACGAACGGGCCCAGGCCGGCGCCCTGGACCCGCAGCTGCTGAACACGCTTTACGGCCAGCTGCTGGCCGCCGCGCAGAGCGACGAGGCCTACGCGGCGTACCAGCAGCAGCTTGCCCGGGGTGGGGCATGGGAAAGCCGCCGCGACAGCCCTTCGAGCCTCAACAGCACCGAGCGGGACAGCTGGAGCAGCGGTAGTGGGTCCAGCAGTGGCAATGCGGGCGGCAGTAAATGGTGA
- the sufD gene encoding Fe-S cluster assembly protein SufD: MTQFTEQLAAHSGPEWLTAKRQESLDLFNTLPVPTESVEAWKYTQVDVDFAALRPHGKRNVVTDVSALPESVQQRLTGTDVGAFLVLDGPDVVYRTELPAELTEKGVIFTDLKTAVEQHADKVQQYLYSVVPAEVPDDTTIAAPGTTPSKSPDPSEGKFSALAAALWTNGAFVYVPRGVEVELPLGSFRVMSEAGTYTATRTLVVAEANAQVTFIDEQASGDLPGTYAIGAVELVVKDGARVRYVSIQNWGEGVTHIQRQRGDVERDATLNSLVVTMGGTLSRTEMQSYLRGQGADSEMLALYFANEDQHFDHYTLQHHAAAHAHSDLLYKGVNADASVGVFSGMIKVDLGAQKTDAYQKHRTLMLSSEARNYSVPQLEINANDVRCSHGSTTSPVDQEALFFLRSRGISKETAEKMLVTAFLEDVLGRVPLSSVVKYIEGIIAKKVGAV, translated from the coding sequence ATGACCCAATTCACCGAACAACTGGCCGCGCACAGCGGCCCCGAGTGGCTCACCGCCAAGCGCCAGGAGTCGCTGGACCTGTTCAACACCCTGCCAGTGCCCACCGAAAGCGTCGAAGCCTGGAAGTACACGCAGGTGGATGTGGACTTCGCCGCCCTGCGCCCCCATGGCAAGCGCAACGTGGTCACCGATGTCTCGGCCCTGCCGGAGAGCGTGCAGCAGCGCCTGACCGGGACCGACGTGGGCGCCTTTCTGGTGCTGGACGGCCCGGACGTGGTGTACCGCACTGAACTGCCTGCCGAGCTGACCGAAAAGGGCGTGATCTTCACCGACCTGAAGACGGCCGTGGAGCAGCACGCGGACAAGGTGCAGCAGTACCTCTACTCCGTGGTGCCGGCCGAAGTGCCCGACGACACCACCATTGCGGCCCCCGGCACCACGCCCAGCAAGAGCCCCGACCCCAGCGAGGGCAAGTTCTCCGCGCTGGCGGCGGCCCTGTGGACGAACGGTGCGTTTGTGTACGTGCCGCGCGGCGTGGAAGTTGAATTGCCCCTGGGCTCCTTCCGCGTGATGAGCGAGGCGGGCACCTACACCGCCACCCGCACGCTGGTCGTGGCCGAGGCCAACGCGCAGGTCACCTTTATTGACGAGCAGGCCAGTGGCGACCTGCCCGGCACCTACGCAATTGGCGCGGTGGAACTGGTCGTCAAGGACGGCGCCCGCGTGCGTTACGTCTCCATTCAGAACTGGGGCGAGGGCGTGACCCATATTCAGCGCCAGCGCGGCGATGTGGAACGCGACGCGACCCTGAACAGCCTCGTGGTGACAATGGGCGGCACCCTCTCGCGCACCGAGATGCAGAGCTACCTGCGCGGCCAGGGCGCCGACAGCGAGATGCTGGCACTGTACTTTGCCAACGAGGACCAGCACTTCGACCACTACACGCTGCAGCACCACGCCGCCGCGCACGCCCACAGCGACCTGCTGTACAAGGGCGTGAACGCCGACGCCAGCGTGGGCGTGTTCTCCGGCATGATCAAGGTGGACCTGGGCGCCCAGAAGACCGACGCCTACCAGAAGCACCGCACCCTGATGCTCAGCAGCGAGGCGCGCAACTACTCGGTGCCGCAGCTGGAAATCAACGCCAACGACGTGCGCTGCAGCCACGGCAGCACCACCAGCCCGGTGGACCAGGAAGCCCTGTTCTTCCTGCGCTCGCGCGGCATCAGCAAGGAAACCGCGGAGAAGATGCTCGTCACGGCCTTCCTGGAAGACGTGCTGGGCCGCGTGCCGCTCTCCAGCGTGGTGAAGTACATCGAAGGCATCATCGCCAAGAAGGTGGGCGCGGTTTAA
- a CDS encoding DUF7832 domain-containing protein yields the protein MDRGICYDKAKWHYDGDFPPELPPSQGFVHTGMFLSWLASRDLLADALSADAEAIRTRQHTGAQVFQRWVGVLTSDMLTAEGNAFARHYYASEAGAGEYLHDYFNLFDDLPSVYHVPDTWENAAQVLAVMDERYAEWQAGRSDAQSSGRGEE from the coding sequence GTGGACAGAGGCATCTGCTACGACAAGGCCAAGTGGCACTATGACGGCGATTTCCCGCCGGAGTTGCCGCCGTCGCAGGGGTTTGTCCACACCGGCATGTTTCTCAGCTGGCTGGCAAGCCGTGACCTTCTGGCAGATGCCCTGTCCGCCGACGCCGAGGCCATCCGGACGCGGCAGCACACAGGCGCCCAGGTGTTTCAGCGCTGGGTGGGGGTGCTTACCAGCGACATGCTGACGGCAGAGGGCAATGCCTTTGCCCGGCACTACTACGCCTCAGAAGCGGGCGCTGGCGAGTACCTCCACGACTACTTCAACCTGTTCGACGACCTGCCGTCTGTTTACCATGTGCCCGACACCTGGGAAAACGCCGCGCAGGTGTTGGCCGTGATGGATGAGCGCTACGCCGAATGGCAGGCTGGGCGCTCAGATGCTCAATCCAGCGGGAGGGGTGAAGAATGA
- the sufB gene encoding Fe-S cluster assembly protein SufB yields MTVNPEAASIANTYEYGWSNPERYAIKAPKGLSRDVVEMISKAKDEPQWMLDFRLKALDIFLSKPMPEWGADLSGLNLDEIYYYIKPEGFNARSWDDVPQDVKETFERLGIPEAERAALAGVGAQYESEMVYHNLKEEWEKLGVVFLSIEDGLKEYPELFREHFATIVPPEDNKFAAINSAVWSGGSFVYIPKGVKVDIPLQTYFRINAESSGQFERTLIIVDEGAQAHYIEGCTAPAYSSDSFHSGVIEIVVKEGARFRYSTIQNWSHNVYNLVTQRAAVYGNGVMEWVDGNLGSKVTMKYPACYLLEEGARGEVLSIAMAGRGQHQDAGAKIVHFAPHTSGTIVSKSISKDSGRSSYRGLVKIYEGARGSKTNVECDALLLDEEARTDTYPYIEIEEKDASVGHEATVSKINDDQILYLQSRGLSEDEAAGLIVRGFIEPIAKELPLEYAVELNRLIELEMEGSVG; encoded by the coding sequence ATGACTGTCAATCCTGAAGCGGCTTCCATTGCCAACACCTACGAATACGGCTGGAGCAACCCCGAACGGTACGCGATCAAGGCCCCCAAAGGCCTGAGCCGCGACGTGGTCGAGATGATCTCCAAGGCCAAGGACGAGCCCCAGTGGATGCTGGATTTTCGCCTGAAGGCCCTGGACATCTTCCTGAGCAAGCCCATGCCCGAATGGGGCGCGGATCTCTCGGGCCTGAACCTCGACGAGATCTACTACTACATCAAGCCCGAAGGCTTTAACGCCCGCTCCTGGGACGACGTGCCTCAGGACGTCAAGGAAACCTTCGAGCGCCTGGGCATTCCCGAAGCCGAGCGCGCCGCGCTGGCCGGCGTGGGCGCCCAGTACGAGAGCGAGATGGTGTACCACAACCTCAAAGAGGAATGGGAAAAGCTGGGCGTGGTGTTCCTGTCCATCGAGGACGGCCTGAAGGAATACCCCGAGCTGTTCCGCGAGCACTTCGCCACCATCGTGCCGCCCGAGGACAACAAGTTCGCCGCCATCAATTCCGCCGTGTGGTCGGGTGGCTCGTTCGTGTACATCCCCAAGGGCGTCAAGGTGGACATTCCGCTGCAGACCTACTTCCGCATCAACGCGGAAAGCAGCGGGCAGTTCGAGCGCACCCTGATCATCGTGGATGAAGGCGCGCAGGCCCACTACATCGAAGGCTGCACCGCCCCGGCGTACTCCAGCGACTCGTTCCACTCCGGCGTGATCGAGATTGTGGTGAAAGAGGGCGCGCGCTTCCGCTACTCCACCATTCAGAACTGGAGCCACAACGTTTACAACCTCGTGACCCAGCGCGCCGCCGTGTACGGCAATGGCGTGATGGAATGGGTGGACGGCAACCTGGGCTCCAAGGTCACCATGAAGTACCCCGCCTGCTACCTGCTGGAAGAAGGCGCGCGTGGCGAGGTGCTCTCCATCGCCATGGCCGGCCGCGGCCAGCACCAGGACGCGGGTGCCAAGATCGTTCACTTTGCGCCGCACACCTCGGGGACCATCGTGTCCAAGAGCATTTCCAAGGACAGTGGCCGCAGCAGTTACCGGGGTCTGGTCAAGATCTACGAAGGCGCCAGGGGCTCCAAGACCAACGTGGAATGCGACGCCCTGCTGCTGGACGAGGAAGCCCGCACCGACACCTACCCCTACATTGAAATCGAGGAAAAGGACGCTTCTGTGGGCCACGAAGCGACCGTCTCCAAGATCAACGACGACCAGATTCTGTACCTGCAAAGCCGTGGCCTGAGCGAGGACGAGGCCGCTGGCCTGATCGTGCGCGGCTTCATTGAGCCGATTGCCAAGGAACTGCCGCTGGAATACGCGGTGGAACTGAACCGCCTGATCGAACTGGAAATGGAAGGCTCGGTCGGCTAA
- a CDS encoding DUF4377 domain-containing protein: MAPNTVLCDAGRNDICLIVKRGSAATWSLFPDGRISGYTHEQGFRYRLSVEEQFRAPVTLMGLKEVLEKTPDSGTYTPGSP; this comes from the coding sequence GTGGCGCCCAACACGGTTCTGTGTGACGCGGGTCGCAACGACATCTGCCTGATCGTGAAACGGGGCAGCGCTGCCACCTGGAGCCTTTTTCCAGACGGAAGAATCAGCGGCTACACCCACGAGCAAGGTTTCCGCTACCGCCTGAGTGTTGAAGAACAATTCCGGGCGCCAGTCACTCTGATGGGGCTCAAGGAAGTCTTGGAAAAGACGCCAGACAGCGGCACGTATACGCCCGGAAGCCCATAA